The DNA segment TTAATAATGGGGCCTCAACATGTTAATAATCTTGAAAATCTTTTAGAGAGAGTTGATTCAGGTAATCAAGTCGTTGCCACCGAAGAAACTTTTATATCTGAAGACATCACTAATGCAAGAAGAGATAGCACAATTTGTGGTTGGGTGAATATCATTTATGGTTGCAATGAAAGATGTTCTTATTGTGTCGTCCCCTCTGTTAGAGGGAAAGAACAGTCAAGATATCCAAAGGCAATTAAAAGTGAAATACAAACTTTAGCCCAAAATAATTATAAGGAAATTACTCTTTTAGGTCAGAATATTGATGCCTATGGAAGAGATCTTCCTGTCACAACAAAAGAAGGGAGGAAAGAAAATACCCTTACTGATCTCCTTTATTTTATTCATGATGTAGATGGAATTAGAAGAATAAGATTTTCTACTAGTCATCCAAAATATTTTTCAAAAAGACTTATAAAAGCTTGTTATGAATTAGATAAAGTTTGTGAGCATTTTCATATTCCTTTCCAAAGTGGAAATGATGAAATCCTGAGATTAATGGCAAGAGGTTACACAATCGATAAATATAAAAAAATAATTGAAAATATAAGATCATTAATGCCAAATGCATCAATTACTGCAGATGCAATAGTTGCTTTCCCCGGTGAAACAGAAAAACAATATCAAGATACGTTAAGGTTGATATCCGACGTTGGTTTTGATCAAGTGATGACCGCGGCATATTCTCCTAGACCAAATACTCCAGCAGCGATCTGGAATAATCAAATTGCTGAAGAAGTTAAAAAAGAAAGATTAAAAGAAATTAACGAATTAGTTGAAGCAACCTCAAGGAAAAGAAATCAAAGATATCTAAATAATACTGAAAGTGTTTTGATAGAAGGTTTGAATCCAAAAAACTCCATGCAAATGATGGGTAGGACAAGAACTAACAGACTTACTTTTGTAGAAATCCCCGAAAACATTGAATTTAATTATTCTTTTGGAGATGAACTAAATGTCAAAATAACGGAAGCGAGATCTTTTTCTTTAAGCGGTCAAATTTATAAGTAATCTTTCCAAATGGTAAGAAACGAAAAAAAATGTATCGGAATAATATTTGGGGGCACTTCAAATGAACATTATGTATCAATATCTTCCGCCAAAACAGTTTTTAAAGCTCTAATTTCAAGAACAAATAAAGAACTATTCAGGATTAAAGCTTTTTACATAAATAAACATGGAGTTTGGATTGATAGCGATTTATCTCTAGAAATACTTAGAGAAAATAGTGGAAATAATATCTTCGAAAAATATCAAGAATTGCCTAACAGAAAAATAAACTTTCTCAACAATCTTGAATTCCAAAATATTGATATTTGGTTTCCTTTATTACATGGTTGCAACGGAGAAGATGGGGCTATTCATGGATTACTAAAATTCACCCAAAAACCTTTGATTGGATGTGGAATTTCAGGTTCTGCTATTGGAATGGATAAAATATTGATGAAACAAATATTTTCAAATTTGTCAATTCCACAAGTGAATTTTTTAGCCATCCAAAATTATGATCTAAGTGATGATAATGTTAAAGATAATTTATCTGTTGAAATAATTGAGAAATTAAATTTACCAGTTTTTGTAAAACCTGCGAATTCAGGATCATCTCTTGGCATTTCTAAAGCTAAAAATAAATCAGAAATAATTAAAGCTTTACAAAAGGCTTGGGAAATAGATTCAAGAATTGTTATCGAAGAGGGATTGAATGTTAGAGAACTTGAATGTGGAATAATTGGCAATCTAAAACTTTCTACATCAAAAATTGGGGAAGTTTCCTATTCATCAGATTGGTACGATTATGATTCAAAATACTCTACGGATAATAAAATAATTATTCCAGCTGATATTGATTCTCAAATCTCTGAACAAATTAAAGATCTAGCTATTCGAAGTTGTAGAGCATTAAATATTTATGGTTTTGCAAGGGTAGATTTCTTTTTAGAAAAAATTTCAAGGAAAATCTTCTTAAATGAAATAAATACCATCCCTGGCTTTACTAGCAAAAGTATGTTTCCAATGCTTTGGAAGGCCTCAGGTTTAAATATTGATCAACTTGTAGCTAAACTGATTGATATATCCTTAGATTCATAGAATAAAGTCAAATGCTGCATGGACTACTTTGGTTACCATTACTTTTAATCTTCGTTCTATTAACTGCTCTTGGTTGGCTGGAAAGAAGAAGACAAAATCTTTTTAGAAATTGGGCTAATGGTTCTGAAATATGCAAATTAGATAGTTCTGGTGCCGCCTTTTTAAAAGATGGCGAATTAAAATGGAGTGCATTTGAAGCTGGAACATTTGAAGAGAAAGATAGCTTCACAATAAAAAAACTTGAATTAGTAGAATTAATGGCACTTACTTCAGGTGAAGCCCCTTTAACCAATGAATCACAAGGTAAATGTAGACTTAGGCTTGTAGGGGATGGGAAAGAGATGGATGTTCCTTTCTCAGATGCAGAGAGAGCTAGAGAATGGATGGAACAATTAATGGAAAAAGCTAGATGTGATTTGTGAACAAAAAAAAAAAAAAAAGAGGGACTTTTTTGTTGGTTACCTTTTTTTTCCTAACAACATACCTAAATACTAAAACTTTTCAAAAAGTTTATCCGCAAGATATTTTAATTTTTGGTAGCGATTTTTTCTCTAAGAACGATATCCTTAATAATTCATCCCTAAAGTTGCCAACCCCATTGATATTTGTCAAAACTATATTTACGGAAAAAGAGTTGAAAAGGAATTTATCTCTTGAGAATGTTTCAGTTTCGAGGCAGATATTTCCTTTTGGTTTGAAAATCCTAATTCAAACTAGAACGCCAATAGCTTATGGGGATAAAATTTTAAAAGGAGAAAAAATAAATGGTTTTATTGATAAAGAAGGTTTTTTTATAGATGAAAAACATTCAGATAAAGAAAGTATTAAAAAATTGTCCGTTAAAGTTTTCGGTTGGAAAGAAAATTTTAAAGAGATATTATCAAAAATTTTTTATTTTCAAAAAAACAATAATGTTGAATTCGTTACGATAGAGTTTTCTCCGAATGGATTTTTAACTTTAGAAGAAAAAACCTTAAAAACGATACTATTAGGCATTGAACCAAAAAGAATCGAAACTCAATTGCAAATAATCGAAGATATCAAAAATCAAATAAAAGATACTAAAGTTTTAAAAAAAATAGATAATATCGATCTTACTGATCCACATAATCCAAAAATTAAAGTGTTCAAACCCTAATAATTGAAAACAAATTTTAAAAAAGTTTTTTTGATTACTACAGTATTTATAAGGGTTCTACTTATTAACTCAAAAATTTAATAAGTTAATATTTAAGGATTTTCGTCAAGAAAATCCAACATATTTACTTAGTGAGTTCATAATGCACCCAATACTAGTATTTGATTTTATTTAGAGATGAGCTTCGGAAACAATCCAAACTTTGATCAATCAAAAGACATCCTTCCAAGTCAAAGTGCCAAAATTGAAGTCATTGGTGTTGGGGGTGGTGGAAGTAATGCTGTAAACAGGATGATTGATACTGATCTTGAAGGCGTTTCTTTCAGAGTTCTGAATACTGATGCCCAAGCATTATTACAGTCTTCTGCTGAAAAAAGAGTACAACTTGGTCAAAACTTGACAAGAGGATTGGGAGCAGGTGGAAATCCAAGCATTGGTCAAAAAGCCGCCGAAGAGTCTAAGGATGAACTTCAACAAGCTTTGGAAGGTTCTGACTTAGTTTTTATTGCTGCAGGCATGGGAGGAGGTACTGGTACAGGTGCAGCTCCAGTTGTTGCTGAGGTTGCAAAACAAAGTGGTGCCTTAACTGTAGGAATAGTTACAAAGCCGTTTTCTTTTGAAGGCAAAAGGAGAATGAGGCAAGCAGAAGAAGGTATTGCAAGACTAGCTGAAAATGTTGACACACTGATTGTTATTCCAAATGATCGATTAAAAGAAGTTACGGGAGGTGCTTCGATTCAAGAAGCCTTCAGAAACGCTGATGATGTTTTAAGAATGGGTGTTAAAGGCATTAGTGAAATAATCACTTGCCCAGGTGAAGTTAATGTTGATTTTGCTGATGTTCGATCTGTAATGACTGAAGCTGGGACAGCTCTTCTAGGTATGGGTATTGGTTCGGGGAGATCTAGAGCGCTAGAAGCAGCCCAAGCGGCGATGAATAGCCCATTACTAGAGGCAGGAAGAATTGATGGGGCCAAAGGTTGTGTTATTAACATCACTGGAGGTAAAGATTTAACTCTTGACGATGTAACCGCAGTTGGAGAAGTTATAAGTGATGTAGTAGCTCAAGATGCAAATATAATCGTAGGTACAGCTGTTGATGAATCAATGGAAGGGGAGGTACAAGTAACTGTTATTGCAACAGGTTTCGAAACCAACCAACCATTAAAGCAACAAAGTTTAAAAAACAGATTATCTAATCAACCTTTTTATAATGTTTCCGATAATAAAGACACAGGAGCCAATATCCCAGAATTTTTAAGATTAAGGCAGAATAAAAAAAATATCGAATAATCGTTAGATTGGAGTGACTCGGTTATCTCGCCTGCCTCAAGCATCCCTTGTGGCTGCTACCTTCCGATCCTGACCAGGTTTGGGTGTTAAAACCGCGAAAGGCCGAGTCAAAATTATACTAGCAATTTTTGATAAAAAAAGATACATAACTCTTATGTTGCCATCAGAACTCGTTAAATATAAAAAAAATTCTCAAAAAATCATTGCATTAACTGCTTGGGACTCCATATCAGGTTCTCTAGCTGAGCAATCAGGAGCAGATATTGTTCTAGTAGGAGACTCTTTAGCAATGGTGTGTTTAGGATACAAATCCACATTACCAGTAACTTTAGAGAATATGATTTATCACACAAATGCAGTTTCAAGAGGGTTCAGCAGAGAAATAGAAGAACATTCCTTATTAGTTTGTGATATGCCTTTTCTAACTTATCAATGCGGAGAAGATAAGGCAGTGGAATATGCCGGGAAAATAATTAAGAACACCTATGCAAAGGCAGTAAAAATTGAAGGTGCTGAACCAGAGGTCCAAACTGTTATTTCAAGGCTAATAAGAATGGGGATTCCTGTCATGGGGCATTTAGGACTTACACCACAGAGTTATTTAAATCTAGGATTAAAAAAACAAGGGCTCAAGAAAGAAAGTTACGAAAAAATCAAAAGAGATGCTTTATCACTAGAAAAATTGGGATGCTTTTCTATAGTTTTGGAGCATATTCCGGAATTACTTGCTAAAGAAATTCAAACCGATTTAGAAATACCGACAATAGGAATAGGTGCAGGCGTCTTTTGTGATGGTCAGGTAAGAGTTACGGCTGATTTATTAGGCCTAAGTGATAAGCAGCCTCCATTTTGTAAACCAATTGTTGATGGGAAAAAATATTTTGGTGAAAAACTTAAAGAGTGGGTAACTTCTGAAAGGCTTAGTTAACTTTGTCCCACCATCTAAACATTGAGACAAGAATTTGATTGCTTAATTCCATACCTTTTGGATCACTCAAAAAAAATCTATTACCTCTTTTAATTAGAAGACCACTTTCTAAGAATCTTTCCCATTCTTTTAATAATTTTTTTAAAGCTATTTCAGACTTTTTTTTATCCCAATTGTGTTCGTTTATCAATTTATAAATATTCACACCCTCTTTAAGTCTCATTCCTAACATGATTTTCTCATCTAATTCTTTATAAATATTTTCTTTATTTTCTAGAGAAGTCTCTAATTTAATTTCGCATTGCTCAGCTACCCACTTTTTATAGTCTTTACTAATTCTTGGTCTTGTAAACTTTTCCCCCCAAGGAGAACTTGTAGAGCCTTGTCCAAAACTCCACCATCCTAGACCAGTCCAATAAACTCTATTATGCCTTGATTGATGACCAGGGAGAGCATAATTAGAAATTTCATATCTTGAATAACCTGATGCTTTTAAAATAAAATGTGTCAGTTCACTATTTTTAAAAGATTCATCATCATTCGGTAATGATAGTTTGCCTAAATCAACTAATTTTTTAAAAACTGTTCCATTTTCAATACTTAAATCATAAATTGATATGTGTGGAGGGCAGAACTTTAACGATTTTTCTAAATCTTCTTGCCATTCTTTAAAACCACTACTTGGTAAATTTTGAATCAGATCTAAACTCCAACTTTTTATGAGACCATAATCATGTGCTCTCTTTAGCCAAGAACAAGATTTTTCAACATCTTCACCACAATGTCTTCTTCCCGCTTGATCAAGTATCTGATTATTAAAACTTTGAGCACCAAGACTAAATCTATTAATTCCGGCTTTTATAAAGCCATGAAGATCACCTTCATTAAAACTAGCTGGATCAACTTCCATTGTAATTTCAGCACCATAGTCAATTCTGTAATTCTCCTTAAAAAGATTTATTAAATGTTCGATCTGAATAGGATCTAAAATTGAAGGAGTTCCTCCACCAAAATAAATTGTTGAAAGAGGAGTTTTATGTTTGATTGACAATATTTCTTTATCTAAATAGGTCAAATATTCTTTTACAGTATTACTTCCATAGCCATTTAAACTTTCAATATTGTTACCTAGAGGTACAACTGCAAAATCACAGTAGAAGCATCTTCTATGGCAAAAAGGTATATGTACGTAAGCACTTCTTGGAAACTTATTCATAATATAAATAAATTTTTAGGCTAAAAAAAATCTAGTTAGGGGTTTAAAAAATAAAATATTTATTTACTCAATTAATAAACCCTAGTAGATTGTATATATGACAGATATTTTAGTACTAATTTTATTTGTATTGTCTGGAGCAGCATCTGGATGGCTTGGGGTTGATCTTTTACCAGTAGACATACTTAAACAAGTCTCAAATATTGAAGGTTTTAGGGTTGTACTAGCAATTATAGGATTTTTTGTTGGATTAGCAGCAGGCTTCGTATTCCTGCAGCTTAGAAAGACATTTCTTGATCAAATACGCACAATGCCCACTGATCTACTCATCAGTAGATCAGTAGGGTTAATTTTAGGATTACTTGTTGCTAATTTACTACTAGCGCCAATATTGTTAATTCCATTTCCAAGAGAAGTATTTTTTGCAAAACCATTAGCAGCTATTCTTAGTAATTTTTTCTTTGGGGCACTTGGTTATAAATTAGCTGATACACATGGAAGAACACTTTTAAGATTGTTTAACCCAAATAATACTGATGCATATCTAGTTAATGAAGGTATACTTCCAGCCGCAAGCCCAAAGATTCTTGATACAAGTGTAATTATAGATGGAAGAATTAATGGTTTATTGAGCTGCGGCTTACTTGAGGGACAATTAATTGTCGCTCAAAGTGTAATTGACGAGCTACAAACTTTGGCTGACTCTAGTAGTAATGAGAAAAGAGCTAAAGGGAGAAGAGGACTTAAATTATTGAAAGAACTAAGAGAACTTTACGGAAGAAGACTTGTTATAAATCCAACAAAATATGAGGGGAACGGAGTAGATGAAAAACTTCTAAGAATATCTGAAGATATGGCAGGTACGTTAATTACTGCAGATTATAATCTCTCTCAGATTGCGGAAGTAAAGGAATTAAAAGTTATGAATTTGAGCGATTTAGTGATTGCTTTGAGGCCAGAAGTACAACCCGGGGAATCACTTAATATTAAAATTGTTAGAGAGGGAAAAGAAAAAATGCAAGGGATTGGATATTTAGATGACGGCACAATGGTAGTTATTGATGATGCAAAGAAATTTGTTGGAGATAGATTGGACATAGTTATAACTGGTGCATTGCAAACACCAACAGGAAGAATGGTATTTGGAAAACTGATAAATGATCCTGAGTCAAACAAATCTTTTAAATCAACAGCGACACAGGGCTAAATCTAGCTAGAATCATTCCAGTATTTATTTTGTGGAACATATGACTGTATCTGCTCCTTATTATGGCGAAAATACCGCTATGAGGACTCCGCCCCCAGATTTACCTTCTCTTCTTTTAAAGGAAAGAATTGTCTATCTTGGATTGCCGTTATTTTCAGATGATGACGCTAAAAGGCAATTAGGAATGGATGTTACTGAGCTCATTATTGCTCAACTCCTTTATCTAGAGTTTGATGATCCTGATAAACCTATCTACTTTTATATCAATTCAACAGGTACTAGTTGGTACACTGGAGATGCTGTTGGTTTTGAAACAGAAGCTTTCGCCATCTGCGATACTATCAACTACATCAAACCACCTATTCATACAATTTGTATTGGACAAGCCATGGGTACAGCAGCAGTTATCCTATCTTCTGGGACAAAAGGTCATAGAGCAGCTCTCCCGCATGCTTCTATTGTTCTCCACCAACCTATTAGTGGCGCAAGAGGGCAAGCAACCGATATCCAGATAAGAGCCGAAGAAGTGTTAAAAAATAAAAAATCAATGCTTGAGATATTATCACGCAACACTGGGAAAAGTATTGAAGATCTCTCCAAAGACTCTGACAGGATGAGTTATCTAAATCCTCAAGAAGCTTTAGATTACGGAGTAATCGATAGAATACTTACAAGTCAAAAAGATTTGCCAAATAAAATTTAACTCTTACTTTTAATTAACTATTTTTCTAAAATTATGCCAATAGGAACTCCAAGCGTGCCTTATAGACTTCCAGGAAGTCAATATGAAAGATGGGTAGACATTTATACAAGATTAGGTGTAGAAAGAATTTTATTTCTCGGACAAGAAGTCAATGATGGCATTGCTAATAGCCTTGTTGCTCAAATGCTTTACCTCGATTCTGATGATAATACAAAACCTATTTATCTTTATATAAATAGTCCGGGGGGATCCGTTACTGCTGGATTAGCGATATATGACACTATCAAATACGTAAAAAGTGACGTAGTTACTATATGTGTTGGGCTAGCAGCCTCTATGGGAGCATTTTTATTAGGAGCTGGGACTAAGGGTAAAAGAGTTGCTCTTCCTCACAGTAGAATCATGATTCATCAACCATTAGGGGGCACCTCACAACGTCAGGCGAGTGATATTGAGATAGAAGCTCGAGAAATACTTAGAATCAAAGATATGTTGAACAAATCCATGGCAGATATGACTGGTCAATCTTTCGAAAAAATAGAGAAAGATACAGACAGAGATTATTTTCTTAGTGCTGAAGAAGCTAAAAACTATGGACTTATCGATAGAGTAATTTCACACCCAAGTGAGGCAAATTAGATCAAATATACGAAAATAATATTTAAATATTAATTTTTAAATGAGCAATTATATGGTTTATTTACACATTTAATGTCTAAAATAATAACTATCAAAAGTTAAGAAACTACAACTAATGACACAACTCTTTTATGACACGGATGCTGACTTAAGTCTATTAAATAATAAAACAATTGCAATAATAGGTTATGGTTCACAAGGTCATGCACATGCTTTAAATCTTAAAGACAGTGGAATGGATGTAATTGTTGGTTTATATAAAGGTAGTAAATCAGAAAGCAAAGCTATTAATGATGGTTTAGAAGTATTTACTGTTTCTGAGGCTTGTGAAAAAGCTGATTGGATTATGATATTGCTTCCCGATGAGTTCCAAAAAGATGTTTATATTAAAGAGATCGAACCAAATTTAAAAGAGGGGAAGATATTAAGTTTTGCTCATGGATTTAATATTAGATTCGGCCTCATAAAACCACCCAGTTTTGTCGATGTTGTGATGATTGCGCCAAAAGGCCCCGGTCACACTGTTAGATGGGAATATCAGAATGGCCAGGGAGTGCCTGCTCTTTTCGCAGTAGAACAGGATTATTCGAGCAATGCGAGATCATTAGCCATGGCTTATGCCAAGGGTATTGGAGGTACAAGAGCTGGGATTCTTGAAACAAATTTCAAAGAAGAAACTGAAACTGATCTATTTGGTGAACAAGCTGTTCTCTGTGGTGGTCTATCAGAACTTGTTAAGTCAGGATTTGAAACTCTCGTTGAGGCAGGATATCAACCCGAACTTGCATATTTCGAGTGTTTACACGAAGTGAAGCTAATTGTAGATCTAATGGTCAAGGGAGGTTTATCACAAATGAGAGATTCAATTTCAAATACCGCAGAATATGGTGATTATGTAAGCGGTAAAAGACTTATAAATAGTGATACGAAAAAAGAAATGCAGAAAATATTAAAAGATATCCAAGATGGCACTTTCGCTAAGAACTTTGTAGAAGAGTGTGATAGGGATAAACCATTAATGACTAAATTAAGAGCAGAAAATTCGCAACATGAGATAGAAAAAGTTGGGAAAGGTCTTCGTGCAATGTTCAGTTGGCTGAAATAAATTTATTTTATATATTTATTGGATCGATTGGTTTTGATCTTTTAATTGGTGATCCAAGATTTATCATCCATCCTGTTCAAATAATAGGGTTCTATATTAAAAAAATAACTAATTTTTTTATTCATCATTTCAAGGGAAACAAGAGAATACTATTTTGGGGAGGTTTATTTATTGCATTATCTTCCATTGGAATAAGCTTTGAGATCGGGAAATTAATTGAATTAGTATTTCTGCAATCAAAAAGTAATTTAATTTCTGGAATATTAATTTTCTTTGGTTTATCAAGTTGTTTGGCATCAAAAAGTCTTATTTCAAGCGTAAAAGAAATTTCTGACCTAATTAATAGCAGTGGGACTGATTCAAAAACTGAAAAATTAGTTAGAGAAAAAGTTCAAAGAATTGTAAGTAGAGATGTAAGCACATCTTCGTTAGAGCATCTCATGAGATCAAGTAGTGAGAGTCTTACTGAAAATTCAGTGGATGGGATTTTTGGACCACTTTTTTGGATATTTATAGGATTAGTTTTTATGAAATTTTCAATTTTTCTCCCAGGACCTTTATCTCTTGGCTTTTCATATAAAACTATAAGTACTTTAGATTCAATGATCGGCTATAAATATGATCACTATAAATTTCTAGGTTTTTTTAGTGCAAAAATTGAAGATTATTCAACTTTCCTTCCAAGTAGATTAGTCTTATTAACATTGCCTTTGGTTAGCTTTAAGATAAATCAATATATTTCTATCGTTAAAAAAAGTTACTTTGAAGGCAGTAAATACGATTCCCCAAACTCTGGAATTTCTGAAGCGATTTTTGCTTATACTTCCAATATAAAGTTAGGGGGCAAAAGTAAATATAATAATCAAATTGTTGAAAAACCTGTTATTAATTCACATGGTGATATTTGCACAAAAGAAAAAATAAATCTTATTTGTCAACTAATTTACAGACTTCAATTATTGTGGATATTATTTTTTACGCTAATTTTCTTCAATATTTAAGTTTATATTCAATAAAATTTGTTTAAAATAGCTATTACTAATATAAACATTTTTCATGAAAGAAGAAATTCCTAAAATAGAAAATAAAAATGAGAATTCAGATAATACCTCTA comes from the Prochlorococcus marinus str. MIT 9515 genome and includes:
- the miaB gene encoding tRNA (N6-isopentenyl adenosine(37)-C2)-methylthiotransferase MiaB, with translation MLTKTIQEEKKTPKDESIGSYWITTFGCQMNKADSERMAGTLEKMGYSRAIDELKADLVLYNTCTIRDSAQQKVYSFLGRQIKRKHSLPKLKLVVAGCLAQQEGESLLRRVPELDLIMGPQHVNNLENLLERVDSGNQVVATEETFISEDITNARRDSTICGWVNIIYGCNERCSYCVVPSVRGKEQSRYPKAIKSEIQTLAQNNYKEITLLGQNIDAYGRDLPVTTKEGRKENTLTDLLYFIHDVDGIRRIRFSTSHPKYFSKRLIKACYELDKVCEHFHIPFQSGNDEILRLMARGYTIDKYKKIIENIRSLMPNASITADAIVAFPGETEKQYQDTLRLISDVGFDQVMTAAYSPRPNTPAAIWNNQIAEEVKKERLKEINELVEATSRKRNQRYLNNTESVLIEGLNPKNSMQMMGRTRTNRLTFVEIPENIEFNYSFGDELNVKITEARSFSLSGQIYK
- a CDS encoding D-alanine--D-alanine ligase family protein, with protein sequence MVRNEKKCIGIIFGGTSNEHYVSISSAKTVFKALISRTNKELFRIKAFYINKHGVWIDSDLSLEILRENSGNNIFEKYQELPNRKINFLNNLEFQNIDIWFPLLHGCNGEDGAIHGLLKFTQKPLIGCGISGSAIGMDKILMKQIFSNLSIPQVNFLAIQNYDLSDDNVKDNLSVEIIEKLNLPVFVKPANSGSSLGISKAKNKSEIIKALQKAWEIDSRIVIEEGLNVRELECGIIGNLKLSTSKIGEVSYSSDWYDYDSKYSTDNKIIIPADIDSQISEQIKDLAIRSCRALNIYGFARVDFFLEKISRKIFLNEINTIPGFTSKSMFPMLWKASGLNIDQLVAKLIDISLDS
- a CDS encoding cell division protein FtsQ/DivIB → MNKKKKKRGTFLLVTFFFLTTYLNTKTFQKVYPQDILIFGSDFFSKNDILNNSSLKLPTPLIFVKTIFTEKELKRNLSLENVSVSRQIFPFGLKILIQTRTPIAYGDKILKGEKINGFIDKEGFFIDEKHSDKESIKKLSVKVFGWKENFKEILSKIFYFQKNNNVEFVTIEFSPNGFLTLEEKTLKTILLGIEPKRIETQLQIIEDIKNQIKDTKVLKKIDNIDLTDPHNPKIKVFKP
- the ftsZ gene encoding cell division protein FtsZ, with amino-acid sequence MSFGNNPNFDQSKDILPSQSAKIEVIGVGGGGSNAVNRMIDTDLEGVSFRVLNTDAQALLQSSAEKRVQLGQNLTRGLGAGGNPSIGQKAAEESKDELQQALEGSDLVFIAAGMGGGTGTGAAPVVAEVAKQSGALTVGIVTKPFSFEGKRRMRQAEEGIARLAENVDTLIVIPNDRLKEVTGGASIQEAFRNADDVLRMGVKGISEIITCPGEVNVDFADVRSVMTEAGTALLGMGIGSGRSRALEAAQAAMNSPLLEAGRIDGAKGCVINITGGKDLTLDDVTAVGEVISDVVAQDANIIVGTAVDESMEGEVQVTVIATGFETNQPLKQQSLKNRLSNQPFYNVSDNKDTGANIPEFLRLRQNKKNIE
- the panB gene encoding 3-methyl-2-oxobutanoate hydroxymethyltransferase, which codes for MLPSELVKYKKNSQKIIALTAWDSISGSLAEQSGADIVLVGDSLAMVCLGYKSTLPVTLENMIYHTNAVSRGFSREIEEHSLLVCDMPFLTYQCGEDKAVEYAGKIIKNTYAKAVKIEGAEPEVQTVISRLIRMGIPVMGHLGLTPQSYLNLGLKKQGLKKESYEKIKRDALSLEKLGCFSIVLEHIPELLAKEIQTDLEIPTIGIGAGVFCDGQVRVTADLLGLSDKQPPFCKPIVDGKKYFGEKLKEWVTSERLS
- the hemW gene encoding radical SAM family heme chaperone HemW, which translates into the protein MNKFPRSAYVHIPFCHRRCFYCDFAVVPLGNNIESLNGYGSNTVKEYLTYLDKEILSIKHKTPLSTIYFGGGTPSILDPIQIEHLINLFKENYRIDYGAEITMEVDPASFNEGDLHGFIKAGINRFSLGAQSFNNQILDQAGRRHCGEDVEKSCSWLKRAHDYGLIKSWSLDLIQNLPSSGFKEWQEDLEKSLKFCPPHISIYDLSIENGTVFKKLVDLGKLSLPNDDESFKNSELTHFILKASGYSRYEISNYALPGHQSRHNRVYWTGLGWWSFGQGSTSSPWGEKFTRPRISKDYKKWVAEQCEIKLETSLENKENIYKELDEKIMLGMRLKEGVNIYKLINEHNWDKKKSEIALKKLLKEWERFLESGLLIKRGNRFFLSDPKGMELSNQILVSMFRWWDKVN
- a CDS encoding PIN/TRAM domain-containing protein is translated as MTDILVLILFVLSGAASGWLGVDLLPVDILKQVSNIEGFRVVLAIIGFFVGLAAGFVFLQLRKTFLDQIRTMPTDLLISRSVGLILGLLVANLLLAPILLIPFPREVFFAKPLAAILSNFFFGALGYKLADTHGRTLLRLFNPNNTDAYLVNEGILPAASPKILDTSVIIDGRINGLLSCGLLEGQLIVAQSVIDELQTLADSSSNEKRAKGRRGLKLLKELRELYGRRLVINPTKYEGNGVDEKLLRISEDMAGTLITADYNLSQIAEVKELKVMNLSDLVIALRPEVQPGESLNIKIVREGKEKMQGIGYLDDGTMVVIDDAKKFVGDRLDIVITGALQTPTGRMVFGKLINDPESNKSFKSTATQG
- a CDS encoding ATP-dependent Clp protease proteolytic subunit codes for the protein MTVSAPYYGENTAMRTPPPDLPSLLLKERIVYLGLPLFSDDDAKRQLGMDVTELIIAQLLYLEFDDPDKPIYFYINSTGTSWYTGDAVGFETEAFAICDTINYIKPPIHTICIGQAMGTAAVILSSGTKGHRAALPHASIVLHQPISGARGQATDIQIRAEEVLKNKKSMLEILSRNTGKSIEDLSKDSDRMSYLNPQEALDYGVIDRILTSQKDLPNKI
- a CDS encoding ATP-dependent Clp protease proteolytic subunit is translated as MPIGTPSVPYRLPGSQYERWVDIYTRLGVERILFLGQEVNDGIANSLVAQMLYLDSDDNTKPIYLYINSPGGSVTAGLAIYDTIKYVKSDVVTICVGLAASMGAFLLGAGTKGKRVALPHSRIMIHQPLGGTSQRQASDIEIEAREILRIKDMLNKSMADMTGQSFEKIEKDTDRDYFLSAEEAKNYGLIDRVISHPSEAN
- the ilvC gene encoding ketol-acid reductoisomerase; this encodes MTQLFYDTDADLSLLNNKTIAIIGYGSQGHAHALNLKDSGMDVIVGLYKGSKSESKAINDGLEVFTVSEACEKADWIMILLPDEFQKDVYIKEIEPNLKEGKILSFAHGFNIRFGLIKPPSFVDVVMIAPKGPGHTVRWEYQNGQGVPALFAVEQDYSSNARSLAMAYAKGIGGTRAGILETNFKEETETDLFGEQAVLCGGLSELVKSGFETLVEAGYQPELAYFECLHEVKLIVDLMVKGGLSQMRDSISNTAEYGDYVSGKRLINSDTKKEMQKILKDIQDGTFAKNFVEECDRDKPLMTKLRAENSQHEIEKVGKGLRAMFSWLK
- the cbiB gene encoding adenosylcobinamide-phosphate synthase CbiB, with the translated sequence MAEINLFYIFIGSIGFDLLIGDPRFIIHPVQIIGFYIKKITNFFIHHFKGNKRILFWGGLFIALSSIGISFEIGKLIELVFLQSKSNLISGILIFFGLSSCLASKSLISSVKEISDLINSSGTDSKTEKLVREKVQRIVSRDVSTSSLEHLMRSSSESLTENSVDGIFGPLFWIFIGLVFMKFSIFLPGPLSLGFSYKTISTLDSMIGYKYDHYKFLGFFSAKIEDYSTFLPSRLVLLTLPLVSFKINQYISIVKKSYFEGSKYDSPNSGISEAIFAYTSNIKLGGKSKYNNQIVEKPVINSHGDICTKEKINLICQLIYRLQLLWILFFTLIFFNI